The Plasmodium berghei ANKA genome assembly, chromosome: 12 genome contains a region encoding:
- a CDS encoding secreted ookinete protein, putative, with product MNKLFFFFCFFLNIFFYKACCEKTALLPFSDILSTVSDIADAVSPKGEDDVEPISEPIARINLKIVPSKKLNISKNDMVFLLSELKQEIRRQVNILEEELEEKERIRRRSSSLWSTNNSSVYVPEEGDNKQIENIDDTEKEEIENLLDSLNKIGNDENEKNLDNISFDIKINKDEKLEDNQEDIINSSRLKQASFRNGPITPRSP from the exons atttttttataaagcATGTTGTGAGAAAACGGCGCTGTTGCCTTTTTCGGATATTCTGTCAACTGTGTCAGATATAGCAGATGCTGTTTCACCGAAAGGGGAGGATGACGTCGAGCCAATTTCAGAACCGATTGCCcgaattaatttaaaaattgttcCTTCAAAAAAACTAAATATCAGTAAGAATGATATggtgtttttattatcagaACTTAAACAAGAGATTAGGAGACAa GTCAATATACTAGAAG AAGAATTAGAAGAAAAGGAAAGAATTCGACGAAGATCTTCATCCTTATGGTCAACTAATAATTCTTCAGTTTATGTTCCCGAAGAAG GAGATAATAAACAG ATCGAAAACATTGATGATACAGAAAAGGAGgaaatagaaaatttgTTGGACTCTTTAAATAAG ATTggaaatgatgaaaatgagaaaaacttggataatatttcttttgacataaaaattaacaaagaCGAAAAATTAGAGGATAACCAAGAAGACATTATAAATTCTTCGAGACTTAAACAAGCATCTTTCAGGAATg GCCCTATAACACCTCGATCACCGTAA
- a CDS encoding ATP-dependent RNA helicase DDX23, putative, whose translation MFFFKRNKSNVPEEENEKENENENKDKTNDVVVNNPFQNIQKGSLEEKKESNNEILSDEENLNNSGKNDNKEEKTSFPNNENNSRSTEQEQKEKPTTHKEENNKGLAKERIYQNLHISGLKKKTINLYNSSSSDDDSEDSDKKIVLNKSQNKNSNLNKRGKYNNKKEKGNKINDDKKNKSENKRIFANISSNKEKLVFLTKKERNENKKKLENQNETIKNSEDIYSDEHDDNYKQNKKSDDIRNDRKKQKKRNREHSQSNEDKKISSNDNIHELNKQELSKKEENKKLYQITYEKTQSSLAELNMLHIDDIEREKFRERELEIIKQQYLGLNKHKKKMQKPSEKFRNIFNFEWDKSEDTSRNDSNPLYQNRLEPQLLFGRGYIAGIDVREQRKKHNFYDKLVQNRIQLCMKKKKEYEESGEKKWGKNESDKEYNENEDNIIGSNLTNYVSNLENNGLNRNQFIYEPKINNIIKDTDNKHWSEKKREDMTDRDWRIFREDNEIYIKGGVVPPPIRKWEESNLSSDLLKAIKKAKYEKPTPIQMQAIPIALEMRDLIGIAETGSGKTAAFVLPMLSYVKQLPPLTYETSQDGPYALIIAPSRELAIQIYEETNKFASYCSCRTVAVVGGRNAEAQAFELRRGVEIVIGTPGRLQDCLEKAYTVLNQCNYVIIDEADRMMDMGFEDAVHFILDNIPTSNLKSEDDALALQEEMMAKAGHRLYRLTQMFSATMPPSVERLSRKYLRAPAYISIGDPGAGKRSIEQKLEFITEGKKKQKLQELLEIYEPPIIVFVNQKKVADIIAKSISKMKFKAIALHGGKVQEMREEALNAFKNGEFDILVATDVAGRGIDVHGVKLVINFDLPKDIASYTHRIGRTGRAGMKGLAISFVTEQDTHIFYDLRQFLISSNNIVPLELANNPASQVKPGTVMQTSKKQILYKN comes from the coding sequence atgttCTTCTTTAAAAGGAACAAGAGTAATGTCCCAGAGGAAGAAAacgaaaaagaaaatgagaacgaaaataaagataaaacaaatgatGTCGTAGTTAATAACccttttcaaaatattcaaaaaggTAGCTtggaagaaaaaaaagaaagtaACAATGAAATTTTAAGTGATGAAGAAAACCTGAACAATTCAGGtaaaaatgataacaaGGAAGAAAAAACATCTTTCCCCAATAATGAAAACAATAGTCGTAGTACCGAACAGGAACAAAAAGAGAAACCAACAACAcataaagaagaaaataataaaggcTTGGCAAAGGAGCgaatttatcaaaatttgcatataagcggtttgaaaaaaaaaacgataaATCTGTATAATTCTTCGAGTTCAGACGACGATTCTGAAGATagtgataaaaaaatagtactTAATAAATcccaaaataaaaatagtaatttaaataaaagaggtaaatataataacaagAAAGAGAAAggtaacaaaataaatgacgacaaaaaaaataaaagcgAGAATAAACGGATTTTTGCAAACATATCGtctaataaagaaaaacttgtgtttttaacaaaaaaagaaagaaatgaaaataaaaaaaaattagaaaatcAAAATGAAACTATAAAAAACAGCGAAGATATTTATTCAGACGAACATGATGATAATTATaagcaaaataaaaaaagcgATGATATTCGCAATgatagaaaaaaacaaaaaaaaagaaatagaGAGCATTCTCAAAGTAatgaagataaaaaaatatcaagtaatgataatatacaCGAGTTAAATAAACAGGAGTTATCTAAAAAagaggaaaataaaaaattatatcaaataaCTTATGAAAAAACACAATCATCCTTGGCAGAACTAAATATGCTACATATTGATGACATTGAAAGAGAAAAATTTAGAGAAAGAGAattagaaataataaaacaacaATATTTAGGattaaataaacataaaaaaaaaatgcaaaaacCATCTGAAAAATTtcgaaatatatttaattttgaatGGGATAAATCTGAAGATACATCGAGAAATGACAGTAACCCATTATATCAAAATAGATTAGAACCtcaattattatttgggAGAGGATATATAGCAGGTATAGATGTAAGAGAGCagagaaaaaaacataatttttatgataagCTTGTTCAAAATAGAATCCAATTATGtatgaagaaaaagaaagaatatgaagaatctggagaaaaaaaatggggaaaaaatgaatcggataaagaatataatgaaaatgaggATAACATAATTGGAAGTAATCTCACAAATTATGTGTCAAACTTAGAAAACAATGGATTAAATAGAAATCAATTTATTTACGAAcctaaaattaataatataataaaagataCAGATAATAAGCATTGgagtgaaaaaaaaagagaagaTATGACAGATAGAGATTGGAGAATATTTAGAGAagataatgaaatatatataaaaggtGGTGTTGTACCACCCCCTATAAGAAAATGGGAAGAATCAAATTTAAGTTCAGATTTATTAAAGgcaataaaaaaagcaaaatatgaaaaaccTACACCTATACAAATGCAAGCAATACCTATTGCATTAGAAATGAGAGACTTAATTGGAATTGCTGAAACAGGATCTGGAAAAACAGCAGCATTTGTTTTACCTATGTTATCATATGTTAAACAATTACCTCCACTAACATATGAAACTTCACAAGATGGACCATATGCTTTAATAATTGCTCCTTCAAGAGAATTAgctatacaaatatatgaagAAACTAATAAGTTTGCATCTTATTGCTCATGTAGAACTGTAGCAGTTGTTGGTGGAAGAAATGCTGAGGCACAAGCATTTGAATTGAGGCGAGGAGTAGAAATTGTAATTGGAACACCTGGTAGATTACAAGATTGTTTAGAAAAAGCATATACTGTATTAAATCAATGTaattatgttattattgATGAAGCAGATAGAATGATGGATATGGGTTTTGAAGATGCtgttcattttattttagaTAATATACCAACTAGTAATTTAAAATCAGAAGATGATGCTTTAGCTTTACAAGAAGAAATGATGGCTAAAGCTGGGCATCGATTATACAGATTAACTCAAATGTTTTCAGCTACTATGCCACCATCTGTTGAAAGATTATCAAGAAAGTATTTAAGAGCACCTGCCTATATATCTATAGGAGATCCAGGTGCTGGAAAAAGATCAATTGAACAAAAATTAGAATTTATTACTGAAggaaagaaaaaacaaaaattacaaGAATTATTGGAAATTTATGAACCACCTATTATTGTATTTGttaatcaaaaaaaagttgCAGATATTATTGCTAAATCTATTAGTAAAATGAAATTTAAAGCTATAGCATTACATGGTGGAAAAGTACAAGAAATGCGAGAAGAAGCATTAAATGCTTTTAAAAATGGAGAATTTGATATTTTAGTAGCAACAGATGTAGCTGGTAGAGGTATTGATGTACATGGAGTTAAATTAGTTATTAATTTTGATCTTCCAAAAGATATTGCATCATATACACACAGAATTGGAAGAACAGGAAGAGCTGGAATGAAAGGATTAGCTATTTCATTTGTTACTGAACAAGATactcatatattttacgaTTTACGTCAATTTTTGATAtcatcaaataatattgtacCTCTTGAATTGGCTAACAATCCTGCTTCACAAGTAAAACCTGGAACAGTTATGCAAACTTCAAAGAAGCAAATTTTGTACAAAAATTGA
- a CDS encoding cyclin, with product MDYDIEINPPRTHKDYIMYIPIVLGEMIKMSKGDGKITTFHASQVPDISIKNYVERIGKYIGCSNECFVLLMIYLDRIIKIHKDITLSLLCIHRLIITAAMISAKFFDDLYYSNAFYAKVGGITTKELNKLEAHFLNLLDYKLYVSSHEYNFYRKYISIAVQKFLNRKQSKPISVVKTYNLFNYSSPNINNSMFLKNKDKNTTASTHIMEKDKNKKER from the coding sequence atggATTATGATATCGAAATAAATCCTCCAAGGACACATAAAGATTACATAATGTATATACCAATTGTTTTAGGggaaatgataaaaatgagcAAAGGAGATGGAAAAATAACAACTTTTCATGCTTCACAAGTACCAGATatatcaataaaaaattatgttgAACGAATTGGGAAATATATAGGTTGTAGTAATGAATGTTTTGTTTTACTTATGATTTATTTAGATcgaattataaaaatacataaagaTATTACATTGTCAttattatgtatacataGATTAATAATAACAGCAGCTATGATATCTGCAAAATTTTTTGAcgatttatattattcaaatgCTTTTTATGCAAAAGTTGGAGGAATTACAACaaaagaattaaataaattagaaGCTCactttttaaatttgttggattataaattatatgtatcATCCCATGAATATAActtttatagaaaatatatttcaatagctgttcaaaaatttttaaacagAAAACAAAGCAAACCAATTTCAGTCGTTAAAACTTATAACCtatttaattattcttCTCctaacataaataatagcatgtttcttaaaaataagGATAAAAATACTACAGCATCTACTCATATTATggaaaaagataaaaataaaaaggaaagaTAA
- a CDS encoding mRNA-binding protein PUF1, with amino-acid sequence MENKNEKRETSPELSSDNLVCENELENKTDKDINDTINFENTEKMKNIHDVNKEIFKSSNFESNTESCNSSEDKCNNKDTSNSMNKNKKIPDDDSLAKTDEISNKKKKTKNTPINKIPDSNINTKIMNPIDIIPPNYRVALPNISNYTQLYQINIPYVNTHSMNYNLQNYMSSSYKKYNNKYILNKDFINNNMTPIVHCPPNGVNTMDAMSTINYSKNNLSNYFDSADRINDNNSTHMQGTLNNIYSNYNDPNMFLNNENYIIPCKYTNYCCPTYMPPCTVVNYMNDLQNNKPYHQDNTLYDSNNRLNNNINIINSNIINSRIGKESMGANFVNVENNRNCDNETNTIAVENCNNIGLINYEENWLYPNFNRFIFAPKLQFNKETYQFPGMGNEPNCINMGDSNIILEKKKEMEYNNTNVPKQMNNNSSMNCGTNVENNENMIRNIDNINTINKMPDNILNKYNNVINYNDNINTGSIYNIRRSNEMYNYLNNICNKTYNIRMYPINDNSQNPINNYQQNMAYYNIINSNFYTSHQKNYFCNQFMNNYPGVPLPCVDIYNAESIGYSVNQSHSYLANEPMIGEKIRKKKEYKHAHKDFNDKTLISKKSNISNDDYLDLTAISGNVYKIAKDQSKCRTLQKILDKKNQSCIDEIYNEALEHIIELMMDPFGNYLCQKLIEVCTPEQIEKIIDKSSDELINASISVHGTRTVQKLIEMIKTPSQIRKITNSLKNSIIILIKDINGNHVVQKCLGTLSSIQCNFIYDEILKNFVEVSTHRHGCCVIQRCIDSANEAQKELLINKISSNSLELVQDAFGNYVVQYILNMGNEKVNFEIIEKLLKDIEKHAVQKFSSNVIEKCLIIGTTKCRKIMINGLLKKGKNVLKNVILDKYGNYVIQRALSVAPEPELTKLVEGIKPYIKELRNINSGKRIAWKLAKKHPVLNIDISNNYKSGNSSKYSDSKYNIHQMKNDNNLTQNIHEYNSESISCSENYPNNINENHINKYYNKKKCKNKNNSLNIKKQYSKHKKCIISEQSDTSKEITQKDDLNYYKKNILESYQNSESTTNNCGYNYEYIIPDGRANIFHETEYDKLGRTKEKYNSTENISECNTQDIDKHSEQSITQMELQNVKYRNNIDIDDIDSMDKNNCEQNRKNTKMGEFNFQHYDYNEVNKKKKKKKKMSNSG; translated from the exons atggaaaataaaaatgagaaGCGAGAAACATCACCAGAATTGTCATCAGATAATTTAGTTTGTGAAAATGAACTAGAGAATAAAACTGACAAAGATATTAATGATACAATAAATTTCGAAAATAccgaaaaaatgaaaaatatacatgATGTGAATAAGGAAATCTTTAAGAGTAGTAACTTTGAGAGCAATACCGAGAGTTGTAATAGCAGTGAAGATAAATGCAATAATAAAGACACTTCAAATtcaatgaataaaaataagaaaatacCTGATGATGATTCTTTAGCGAAGACAGATGAAataagtaataaaaaaaaaaaaactaaaaatacaccgataaataaaatacctgattcaaatataaatacaaaaattatgaatcCAATAGATATAATACCACCGAATTATAGAGTAGCATTACCCAACATATCAAATTATACACAActatatcaaataaatattccaTATGTGAATACACATAGCATGAATTACAATCTACAAAATTACATGAGCagttcatataaaaaatataataataaatatatattaaataaagattttataaataataatatgacaCCAATAGTACATTGCCCACCAAATGGTGTAAATACAATGGACGCAATGAGTACGATAAATTATAGTAAGAATAATTTATccaattattttgattcCGCTGATagaataaatgataataattctaCACACATGCAAGGAACtttaaacaatatatattcaaattaCAACGATccaaatatgtttttaaataatgaaaattatattataccTTGCAAATACACTAATTATTGTTGTCCCACATATATGCCTCCTTGCACAGTTGTTAACTACATGAAtgatttacaaaataataaaccaTATCATCAAGATAATACATTATATGATTCCAATAATagattaaataataatattaacattataaatagtaatataataaatagtaGAATTGGAAAAGAATCGATGGGAGcaaattttgtaaatgtGGAAAATAATCGAAACTGTGATAATGAGACAAATACTATTGCGGTAGAGAACtgtaataatattggaTTAATAAATTACGAAGAAAATTGGTTATATCCAAACTTTAACAGATTTATATTTGCTCCAAAATTGCAATTTAATAAAGAGACATATCAATTTCCTGGAATGGGTAACGAACCcaattgtataaatatgggcgatagtaatataatattagaaaaaaaaaaggaaatggAATATAACAACACAAACGTACCAAAACagatgaataataatagctCTATGAATTGTGGCACAAATGTTGAAAACAATGAAAACATGATTCGAAATATAGACAATATAAATAcgataaataaaatgccagataatatattaaacaaatataataatgtgattaattataatgataatataaacactggtagtatatataatataagaaGAAGTAACGAAATGTACAATTacttaaataatatatgtaataaaacTTATAATATTAGAATGTATccaataaatgataatagcCAAAATcctataaataattatcaaCAAAATATGgcttattataatattattaattcgAATTTTTACACATCtcatcaaaaaaattactttTGTAATCAGTTTATGAATAATTACCCTGGTGTCCCATTACCATGCGTTGACATTTATAATGCGGAAAGCATTGGCTATTCTGTTAACCAATCGCATAGCTATTTGG CTAACGAACCAATGATAGGcgaaaaaattagaaaaaaaaaagaatataaacATGCACACAAAGattttaatgataaaacTTTGATTAgcaaaaaaagtaatattAGTAATGATGACTATCTCGATTTAACTGCTATATCTGGAAACGTATACAAAATAGCCAAG GATCAATCCAAATGTAGAACACTTCAAAAAATTCtcgataaaaaaaatcaaagtTGTATcgatgaaatatataacgaAGCTTTAGAGCATATAATAGAATTAATGATGGACCCTTTTGGAAATTACCTTTGtcaaaaattaatagaaGTTTGCACACCTGAACAAATAGAGAAAATTATTGATAAATCATCTgatgaattaataaatgcCTCCATAAGTGTTCATGGAACCCGAACTGTTCAGAAGCTCATAGAGATG ATAAAAACACCGTCccaaataagaaaaataaccAATTCACTAAAAAATtcgataataatattaataaaagatataaatgGAAATCATGTTGTCCAAAAATGTTTAGGTACTTTATCCAGCATTCAAtgcaattttatttatgacgagattttaaaaaacttCGTAGAAGTATCAACACATAGGCATGGGTGCTGCGTAATTCAACGATGTATTGATTCTGCGAATGAGGCTCAAAAG GAACttcttataaataaaatatcaagTAACAGTCTTGAGTTAGTACAGGATGCATTTGGGAATTATGTAgtacaatatatattaaatatgggaaatgaaaaagttaattttgaaataatagaaaaattattaaaagataTTGAAAAGCATGCTGttcaaaaattttcatcaaatGTTATAGAAAAATGTTTAATAATCGGAACTACTAAATgtagaaaaattatgataaatggactactaaaaaaaggaaaaaatgttttaaaaaatgttattttaGACAAATATGGTAATTATGTAATACAAAGAGCTTTATCTGTTGCGCCCGAACCCGAATTAACAAAACTTGTAGAAGGAATCAAGccatatataaaagagTTGCGTAATATAAACTCAGGTAAAAGAATTGCTTGGAAACTTGCAAAAAAACACCCAGtattaaatatagatattagtaataattataaatccGGTAATTCTAGTAAGTATTCAGAttctaaatataatattcacCAAATGAAAAACGACAATAATTTGACACAAAATATTCATGAATATAATAGTGAGTCGATAAGTTGTTCAGAAAATTAcccaaataatattaatgagaatcatataaataagtattataataaaaaaaaatgcaaaaataaaaataattcattaaatattaaaaaacagTATAgcaaacataaaaaatgtataatatcAGAACAAAGTGATACATCAAAAGAAATTACCCAAAAAGATGAtcttaattattataaaaaaaatatattagaaaGTTATCAAAATAGTGAAAGTACTACAAATAATTGTGGGtataattatgaatatattattccTGATGGCCGtgcaaatatttttcatgaAACCGAATATGATAAACTTGGAAGAACaaaggaaaaatataatagtaCCGAAAATATAAGTGAGTGCAACACTCAAGACATAGATAAACATAGTGAACAATCTATTACACAAATGGAATTGcaaaatgtaaaatatcGAAATAATATTGACATTGACGATATAGACTCAatggataaaaataattgtgaacaaaatagaaaaaacacaaaaatGGGAGAGTTTAATTTTCAACATTATGATTACAATGAagttaacaaaaaaaaaaaaaaaaaaaaaaaaatgagcaATTCAgggtaa
- a CDS encoding WD repeat-containing protein 26, putative — MNLTSTFKRNKRKSDEEISHDITKKLKQCNMLKSLVSIQSDELTTSSLFVKSLCKNEKINETKNRDNRFLSINKIMQKKCYKTENIENIKKNDNMDIDKNHLICDKNENNFNFNHLCESPNFGHKCLKNIENEYIKNKNSTKPTKNNFNNNEDMYRMKKLPKMGKSEKKSERKKKLKKNSKNNYNNYNTSCESNYSSSIEKKEVEFETQSYNTEYLWEGLLKKDVVLLLIQAIKNMGYKKSAKILESESGIELEQPLIKDLHKNILKGNWGNSINNLKKLNINKKLMKAIKFLIYEQCFIEYLYQGKYFAALRCLRNKLRKSCFDEDTYKRLHECTTFFMFQNFENANNTIDINTTQIHSINDNIKLRNSRKILFEKINRLLPEHILIPPRRLAILLHQSLKYQVDNCLFHNNFSDLKLTKDIQYNRILSKSRLSNTRFNHHKNGKEQENRIDDKIFKDNENQKNNLYNNNFRDKYYENSNSYEKKPSQYNYTNNESSLCISTLNISNIEKLKTNADMQNDQHNNINYSIEYSQGVESNSINYMSTNITDSPEKIQDRYLNITSNAPTLEILKLKNEIGANIEKDEKDDGNKDIEKNTISTQYANNSISENLINHSLSNNIDEIEKEETNFNENQILVLNKKYNCNCEIKKIQCDCIKFADNNVKICQNDNNAILYSETKEISSFIGLEQKGNLKNNKMNLLNNYNKKYIHKNNNITACTHLSLLKNHECKKIKLPYYCIKVLQGHTDEVWYVSVSSDGKYIASSSKDKSIFLWKGTYPFNKLREWNGHLDGVSYICWSYNNKYLASGSNDSNIIIWSPKSNKKKLCLTMHSGPITSVCWTKNNSTIISSAFDKKIYCTKVNIELKSFSILYAWSFSTRIQNFVFTKNEKYLIVVPADKNVRIIDFNMKKELYILPENDTITSLCASNLYNHVLVNIADQKPIIKLWDIKYRYVIQSYRGHKQGRFILHSTFGGKNEAYVISGSEDSLIYIWHRTKGYLLDVINGHASNVNIAIWPIAFSKFPYMISASDDHTIMIWNTHPKINKSKKHIYMEREKRRNAEKEKKKSKKNIFHHPFLRELAKLSGMDVQILSPNDSHMF, encoded by the coding sequence ATGAATTTAACAAGCACTTTTAAGCGaaataaaaggaaaagCGATGAGGAAATAAGCCATgatattacaaaaaaattaaaacagTGTAATATGTTGAAATCATTAGTAAGTATTCAAAGTGATGAACTTACTACATCTTCGCTATTTGTGAAGAGTTTATgcaaaaatgaaaaaataaatgaaaccAAAAATCGAGACAATAGATTTTtaagtataaataaaataatgcaaaaaaaatgttacaAAACAGAAAacattgaaaatataaaaaaaaatgataacaTGGATATTGACAaaaatcatttaatttgtgataaaaatgaaaacaacTTTAATTTTAACCATCTTTGTGAATCACCAAATTTTGGACAtaaatgtttaaaaaatattgaaaacgaatatattaaaaataaaaattctaCAAAACCaacaaaaaacaattttaacaATAATGAAGATATGTATAGAATGAAAAAGTTGCCAAAAATGGGAAAATCAGAGAAAAAAAGtgagagaaaaaaaaaattaaaaaaaaattctaaaaataattataacaaTTACAATACAAGTTGCGAAAGCAATTATAGTAGCAgcattgaaaaaaaagaagtaGAATTTGAAACACAAAGTTACAATACTGAATATTTATGGGAAGggttattaaaaaaagatgtGGTACTTTTGTTAATCCAAgcaattaaaaatatgggttataaaaaatcgGCAAAAATTTTAGAATCAGAAAGTGGAATAGAATTAGAACAACCATTAATAAAAGATTtacacaaaaatatattaaaaggCAATTGGGGAAatagtataaataatttaaaaaaattaaatataaataaaaaattaatgaaagcaattaaatttttaatatatgaacaatgctttattgaatatttatacCAAGGGAAATATTTTGCTGCTTTAAGATGtttaagaaataaattgaGAAAATCATGTTTTGATGAAGATACATATAAAAGGTTACATGAATGTacaacattttttatgtttcaaaattttgaaaatgcAAATAACACAATTGATATTAATACTACTCAAATTCATTctataaatgataatataaaacttCGAAATTCAcgaaaaatattgtttgaaaaaattaatagatTATTGCCTGagcatatattaattcCCCCTAGGCGACTAGCCATTCTATTACATCAATCTCTTAAATATCAAGTTGATAATTGtttatttcataataatttttcagaTTTAAAATTAACTAAAGATATCCAATATAATCGAATTTTGAGTAAATCACGTTTAAGTAATACCAGATTTAATCatcataaaaatggaaaagaaCAAGAAAATAGAATAGAcgataaaatttttaaggataatgaaaatcaaaaaaacaatttatataataataattttagagataaatattatgaaaatagtaattcttatgaaaaaaaaccaTCACAATATAATTACACAAATAATGAATCGTCTTTATGTATAAGTACATTAAATATTAgtaatatagaaaaattaaaaacaaatgcGGATATGCAAAATGATcaacataataatataaattattctATAGAATATTCCCAAGGTGTAGAAAGTAATTcaattaattatatgagCACTAATATTACTGATTCCCCAGAAAAAATCCAAGATAGATATTTGAACATAACTAGTAATGCACCGACTCTTGAAATTCTAAAactaaaaaatgaaatcggggcaaatatagaaaaagatgaaaaagaTGATGGAAACAAAGatatcgaaaaaaatacaatatcTACACAATATGCTAATAATTCAATATcagaaaatttaataaatcattctttatcaaataatattgatgaaatagaaaaagaagaaacaAATTTCAACGAAAATCAAATACttgtattaaataaaaaatataattgtaattgtgaaattaaaaaaatacaatgtGATTGCATAAAATTTGCTGATAATAATGTTAAAATATGtcaaaatgataataatgcaATTTTGTATAGTGAAACTAAAGAAATTTCAAGTTTCATAGGGTTAGAACAAAAGggaaatttaaaaaataataaaatgaatttactaaataattataataaaaaatatatacataaaaataataatataactgCTTGTACTCATTTATCTTTACTAAAAAATCAtgaatgtaaaaaaataaaacttcCTTATTATTGCATTAAAGTTTTACAAGGACATACAGATGAAGTATGGTATGTTAGCGTATCATCAGATGGGAAATATATTGCATCATCAAGTAAGgataaaagtatatttttgtgGAAAGGAACATAtccatttaataaattaagaGAATGGAATGGGCATTTAGATGGAGTTAGTTACATTTGTTGGAgttataataacaaatatttaGCTTCTGGTTCTAACGATtctaatataattatttggaGCCctaaaagtaataaaaaaaaattatgtctAACTATGCATAGTGGACCTATAACATCTGTATGTTggacaaaaaataattctactattatatcatctgcatttgataaaaaaatatattgcaCTAAAGTAAATATAGAATTAAAAAGTTTTTCGATTTTATATGCTTGGTCATTTAGTACAAGAATacaaaattttgtttttacgaaaaatgaaaaatatttaatcgTTGTCCCAGCagataaaaatgttagaATTATCGattttaatatgaaaaaggaattatatattttacctGAAAATGATACTATAACATCTTTATGTGCTTCGAACTTGTATAATCACGTGTTAGTTAATATAGCAGATCAAAAGCCTATTATCAAATTGTGGgatattaaatatagatatgTTATTCAAAGTTATAGAGGGCATAAGCAAGGACGATTTATTCTTCATTCTACTTTTGGTGGAAAGAATGAAGCTTATGTTATTAGTGGGAGTGAAGATAgtctaatatatatatggcaTAGAACAAAAGGATACTTATTAGACGTTATTAATGGGCATGCGTCAAATGTAAACATAGCAATATGGCCTATTGCTTTCTCTAAATTTCCATATATGATATCCGCTTCTGATGATCACACTATAATGATTTGGAACACACATccaaaaattaataaatctaaaaaacatatatatatggaacgagaaaaaagaagaaatgccgaaaaggaaaaaaaaaaatcaaaaaaaaatatttttcaccATCCGTTTTTGAGGGAACTAGCCAAGTTAAGTGGTATGGATGTTCAAATTCTTTCACCAAATGACTCTCATATGTTTTAA